Genomic segment of Candidatus Flexicrinis affinis:
CACCACGGCAACATTCGCCAGAGCGCGCGCGGTTGGCTCGCGTTCGACCCGAAGGGGCTGGTCGGCGAACGCACGTATGACTGTGCCAATACGCTCTGTAACCCGTTTCGCGGACAGCCGGGTTACGACCCGCTCGTTCACAATGAGCAGCGATTGCTGACCAACGCGGGTATTCTGGCGGACACGCTCGGCATTGAGTTTCGGCGCGTGCTTGCGTTCACGTATGCCTACGCGTGTTTGAGCGCGAGCTGGTCGCTGGACGCTCGCGCGGAATCGCATGCGCGATGGGCGTTGAATATTGCCCAGATTATCGAGCCGCACCTCGACTAGTCAACGTCAAGTAGCGGGTACCTCGGACGTACATCGCTGATGATTCACACTTGGCCCGAGGGCGCCGGGCCGCCTCACCCCGCGTCGCGTATGTTCCGGTGCCTCTCTCGGAGTGGAGAAAAGAGTGTCCGCGTTGGCTGCCATCGGTCAGCTCGCCGGTGAAGTCGTGGGGGACGCCAGCGGGCGATTGGCTGGGATACTCGCCGCTTGACGCGAGCTCTTGGCGGTCCTTAATGCGTTCGTGCACATTGAGTTGAAGCACGCCTACCATCGCGCGGCTTTGAGGCGTCGGACCGCTGATTCGCACATCCGGCACAAGGCGAAAACGGACTGTCCGCTGTAATGCCCGACGAGGGTATGACGTATCGCAGTCAGTCGACGCGCGCGGTTTTCTGCGGCAAGGCAATTACTCGAACGTCTCGCCCGATGGCCCCGCGAGTGCTCGCTTCAATGCGTCCATGTAGTGCGCCCGCATCCGATAACTCACTTCGGCATCGGGCGCCAGCCCTTCTGCTGCATGCGTGACCCGCGGGTACACGGCCAGTTCGGTGGGGACGTCAGCCGCCATCAGGCGCTGAGCGTAGGTAATGATCTCATCCCGGAACAGATCAAGGGTACCGACACGCAGGTAAGTCGGAGGCATG
This window contains:
- a CDS encoding alpha/beta hydrolase fold domain-containing protein, which gives rise to MIYRKVSLYAWGLYLGNHNGTDVSPYAAAARATDVSAMPPTYLRVGTLDLFRDEIITYAQRLMAADVPTELAVYPRVTHAAEGLAPDAEVSYRMRAHYMDALKRALAGPSGETFE